Part of the Kamptonema formosum PCC 6407 genome, ATAGAGGCGCGAATCAAAGTTAGACAATACTGCTAACTCAATTCCTTGATTTTGCCATCTTTCTAATGCTGGTTTGACATCGGGATAGAGAAACCAAGGTTCAGCAGTGGCAAAGTATTTGTATAGTTCAATAAAGAAACTAGAAAAGTCTGAGAATTTGGTAAATACGCCTGCTGTTTGGAAGGTTTGGATGGCAAGTTTATGCCACCAATCAAATTCCATTTCGGGAATTTTGGCAAAGTCTACGCCGGGAAATGCCATCGGAGTTGCTGAGGTAAAGCTTTGAAGGAAAGCTTGATTTAATAATTCGGGAGAAACTTCTACTCCAAAACGGCTAGTTATTTTGGTGTAAGCTTCCCCTACACTACCACGCACTCCAAATAGCGTACCAACAGCATCGAGAAAAATAATTTTAGGCATTGGTAATGGGTAATGGGTAATGGGTAATGGGTAATTGGTAATTGGTAATTGGTAATTGGTAAATTGCTTTGCTTTGCTTTGCCCCAATGATATAATTTCAAGTAATTTACCAGACTTGATATTCGCCATTAGCAATTAGCCATTAGCAATTAGCAATTAGCAATTACCAATTACCAATTACCAATTAGTTTACAAGCATTTCTTGAATTG contains:
- a CDS encoding HAD-IA family hydrolase; this translates as MPKIIFLDAVGTLFGVRGSVGEAYTKITSRFGVEVSPELLNQAFLQSFTSATPMAFPGVDFAKIPEMEFDWWHKLAIQTFQTAGVFTKFSDFSSFFIELYKYFATAEPWFLYPDVKPALERWQNQGIELAVLSNFDSRLYSVLKALNLADFFTSITISTEVGAAKPDPQIFLTALQKSSFSAVEALHIGDSFKADYQGAKAAGIKAILLNREQTSADQIPIIEQDFQQCTSLDILYF